In Oceanobacillus sp. FSL K6-2867, one DNA window encodes the following:
- a CDS encoding lipoate--protein ligase family protein — protein sequence MAFDECLINWHHEGKIPPTLRFYGWKAPSLSVGYFQKVDKKIDFDAIERHKCQFVRRLTGGSAVLHDDELTYSLVISENDPDIPVSVQEAYHVLSKGVFEGYHNLGIPAEYAIPDREKARGRTAICFEKPAFYEMVVEGKKLSGNAQTRKKGVLMQHGSIPMSMDTEMLFDLFLFSSERLRERSRDAFFKKAVTINQLTNRKYHYDMLTEAFKAGFKKGLNLELHPLQLTETQWQEVQQLAQSKYESKAWNLTQNKERASIG from the coding sequence ATGGCATTTGATGAGTGCTTAATCAACTGGCATCATGAAGGTAAAATCCCACCAACATTACGATTTTATGGCTGGAAAGCACCTAGTTTATCTGTCGGCTACTTTCAAAAGGTTGACAAAAAGATTGATTTCGATGCAATAGAACGGCATAAATGCCAATTTGTCAGACGATTAACCGGTGGCAGTGCAGTGCTTCATGACGATGAATTAACGTACAGCCTTGTTATTTCAGAGAATGACCCAGATATTCCTGTGTCCGTTCAAGAAGCATACCACGTACTATCCAAAGGGGTATTTGAAGGTTATCACAACTTAGGCATCCCCGCTGAGTACGCAATTCCAGACAGGGAAAAGGCCAGAGGCAGAACAGCAATATGTTTTGAAAAACCTGCATTCTACGAAATGGTTGTAGAAGGGAAAAAGCTTTCTGGAAATGCTCAAACAAGAAAAAAAGGCGTACTTATGCAGCATGGCTCAATTCCAATGAGCATGGATACAGAGATGCTCTTTGATTTATTCTTATTTTCCTCCGAACGTTTACGAGAACGGAGTCGAGACGCTTTTTTCAAAAAAGCCGTCACAATTAATCAATTGACAAATCGAAAGTATCATTATGACATGTTAACGGAAGCATTTAAAGCGGGTTTCAAGAAAGGTTTAAATCTTGAGCTCCATCCTTTGCAATTAACAGAAACCCAATGGCAAGAAGTACAGCAATTAGCACAATCAAAATATGAATCGAAAGCATGGAATCTAACTCAAAATAAGGAGCGTGCTAGCATTGGCTAA
- the lipA gene encoding lipoyl synthase: MAKQAEHIRKPEWLKTKINTNESYKKLKHLMRDQRLNTVCEEAKCPNIYECWSERKTATFMILGDTCTRGCRFCAVKTGLPSGLDLGEPKRVADSVSIMGLKHVVVTAVARDDLEDGGAAVFANTVRAIRHQNPGCTIEVLPSDMKGDYESLHTLMDSEPDIFNHNIETVRRLTKRVRAIARYDRSLQLLQRVKEIAPAIPTKSSIMVGLGETKEELIEAMDDLRAHNVDIVTIGQYLQPTKKHLNVEKYYHPDEFEELKQIALEKGFSHCESGPLVRSSYHADEQVSQSSAQRRIKYMKGYESQENKQVDFHF, from the coding sequence TTGGCTAAACAGGCAGAACATATTCGTAAACCAGAATGGCTTAAAACCAAAATCAACACAAATGAATCCTATAAAAAACTAAAGCACTTAATGCGTGATCAACGACTGAATACAGTATGCGAAGAAGCAAAATGTCCCAATATTTATGAATGCTGGAGCGAACGAAAAACAGCCACGTTTATGATTTTAGGCGATACATGTACTCGGGGCTGCCGTTTTTGTGCAGTGAAAACAGGTCTTCCAAGCGGGCTTGACCTGGGTGAACCAAAGCGAGTTGCTGACTCTGTTTCCATTATGGGGCTAAAACATGTTGTTGTGACAGCGGTTGCGCGTGATGACCTGGAAGATGGAGGAGCAGCTGTTTTTGCCAATACTGTCCGGGCAATTCGTCATCAGAACCCAGGCTGTACGATAGAAGTTCTGCCATCTGATATGAAAGGTGATTATGAAAGCTTACATACGCTGATGGATAGCGAACCAGATATTTTCAATCATAATATTGAAACCGTTAGACGATTAACAAAACGCGTTCGAGCCATCGCAAGATACGACCGGTCCTTACAGCTGCTTCAACGTGTGAAAGAAATTGCACCAGCTATTCCTACAAAATCCAGTATTATGGTCGGACTGGGAGAAACAAAAGAGGAACTCATCGAGGCAATGGATGATTTGCGTGCCCATAATGTGGATATCGTTACAATTGGACAATATTTACAACCAACGAAAAAGCACTTAAACGTTGAAAAGTATTACCATCCAGATGAATTTGAAGAATTGAAACAAATCGCTCTCGAGAAAGGCTTCTCACATTGTGAGTCTGGTCCATTGGTACGCTCTTCTTACCATGCTGATGAACAAGTAAGCCAATCTTCAGCACAAAGACGAATTAAATATATGAAAGGCTATGAGTCACAAGAGAATAAACAAGTTGATTTTCACTTTTAA
- a CDS encoding CotY/CotZ family spore coat protein — translation MSHNPHPCNHHNCVCEVVRKIVCAQKEVSDRDKNKHCSSSCENSIKQLLSSHSKSKNMNTTIPFVLFNKGSLKPFIASGVHKKEKKGCHHDYDTFAAIETPVLRAIRFIPHSCCVEVELLQPVNEHCIPVTHKGEKLVDFFESKSHHHTVDFKKTGICITLDLECFCAITCLDPIRPLPPGHHSCTC, via the coding sequence ATGAGTCATAATCCCCATCCATGCAATCATCATAATTGTGTTTGTGAAGTAGTAAGAAAGATAGTCTGTGCACAGAAAGAAGTATCCGATAGAGACAAAAACAAACACTGCAGCAGCAGCTGTGAAAATTCTATTAAACAATTACTTTCATCACATTCTAAAAGCAAAAATATGAACACAACCATTCCATTTGTTCTATTTAACAAAGGCAGCCTTAAACCATTTATTGCAAGCGGTGTTCATAAAAAAGAAAAAAAAGGATGCCATCATGATTATGATACATTTGCTGCAATCGAAACACCAGTCTTGCGGGCTATACGATTTATTCCACACAGCTGCTGTGTCGAGGTTGAATTATTACAGCCTGTAAATGAACATTGTATTCCAGTAACGCATAAAGGAGAAAAACTAGTTGATTTCTTTGAAAGTAAATCTCATCATCATACAGTAGACTTCAAAAAAACTGGTATCTGTATCACACTAGATTTAGAATGCTTTTGCGCTATCACTTGCTTAGATCCTATTAGACCATTACCACCGGGCCATCATTCTTGTACATGTTAG
- a CDS encoding thioredoxin family protein — protein MSEFMKIKTIEHAERFITENQLSFLYFSRPNCSVCHGLLPQVEKLMESYPQINTAHINVEEVQMAAGRFSIFTIPVLLFFVDGKEYIREARIVHLDLLEEKIRRIYENVLES, from the coding sequence ATGAGCGAATTTATGAAAATTAAAACCATCGAACATGCAGAAAGATTTATAACAGAAAACCAGCTTTCTTTCCTATATTTTTCCCGGCCAAATTGCAGTGTTTGTCATGGGCTATTACCACAGGTTGAAAAATTGATGGAATCCTATCCACAAATAAATACAGCTCATATTAATGTAGAGGAAGTTCAAATGGCAGCTGGACGTTTTTCAATCTTTACCATCCCTGTTCTATTGTTTTTTGTAGATGGAAAAGAATATATACGGGAAGCACGAATTGTACATTTGGATTTATTAGAAGAAAAGATACGCAGAATTTATGAAAATGTGCTTGAATCCTAA
- a CDS encoding FtsX-like permease family protein, translating into MKIKDQFRFVLQNLKKNKVRTGMTILATAMGCAFLIVLASVGYGLQESIIKETLEQQIVTEIDIHGHLEKDGNYRSLTMEDIDYLESIDNVNAVTRKNQLRQFPTFSLDEYGSETTAVSAHFPSEVDAGLELDKGRLPEKPNEVVVGYHFLDYFVQDVKGEDIYDEASGEIKGEYLYQDNLIGQTLNMTVKRNLEVDGEEKAVPLTVVGILKKPTKDWIQDQNVYISGEVFTDVEAYTGAPGGELGVDGDQLDSATLNAFDEVKVYATNLEAVQVIVDELDDANYASYSVVSEMKQINMLFTIMKAGLILIGTIAILIASIGIYNTMTMAVTERAPDIGIMKAIGANPKTIKQIFLLESSYIGIVGAFIGTLVAYVVSSLVNIGLPIIIEFAFQEELPEQLQFSMIPVSLVLISVGICLLVTILSGLRPANRATKIDVLMAMRREI; encoded by the coding sequence ATGAAAATAAAAGATCAATTTCGCTTCGTTCTGCAGAATCTTAAAAAGAATAAAGTAAGAACAGGGATGACTATTCTAGCAACGGCAATGGGATGTGCCTTCCTTATTGTTTTAGCATCTGTTGGATATGGGCTGCAAGAGAGTATTATTAAAGAGACGTTGGAACAGCAAATTGTTACAGAAATTGATATCCATGGACATCTAGAAAAGGATGGTAACTATCGCTCCCTAACGATGGAAGATATTGATTACTTAGAGTCTATTGATAATGTTAATGCTGTAACACGGAAAAATCAACTGCGTCAATTTCCGACTTTTTCCCTGGATGAATATGGATCAGAAACAACTGCTGTATCAGCACATTTTCCGTCTGAGGTAGATGCGGGGTTGGAGCTTGATAAAGGAAGGCTGCCGGAAAAGCCGAATGAAGTAGTTGTAGGCTATCATTTTCTGGATTATTTTGTACAGGATGTGAAAGGTGAGGATATATATGATGAAGCATCTGGAGAAATTAAAGGGGAATATCTGTATCAAGACAATTTAATTGGACAAACGTTAAATATGACAGTGAAAAGGAATTTAGAGGTTGATGGAGAGGAAAAGGCTGTACCGCTTACTGTTGTTGGAATTTTAAAAAAGCCAACGAAAGATTGGATACAAGATCAGAATGTATATATTTCTGGTGAGGTTTTTACTGATGTGGAAGCTTATACCGGAGCACCTGGTGGAGAATTAGGTGTTGATGGAGACCAGCTTGATTCAGCAACTCTCAATGCATTTGATGAAGTAAAAGTGTATGCAACGAACCTGGAAGCAGTTCAGGTTATTGTGGATGAACTAGACGATGCAAATTATGCTTCATATTCTGTTGTTAGTGAGATGAAGCAGATCAACATGCTGTTTACAATCATGAAAGCAGGCTTAATTCTAATCGGTACAATTGCGATTCTTATTGCTTCAATTGGTATTTATAATACGATGACAATGGCGGTAACAGAACGTGCCCCAGATATTGGTATTATGAAGGCAATTGGTGCAAATCCCAAGACAATTAAACAAATTTTTCTGCTGGAAAGCAGTTATATCGGAATTGTTGGAGCGTTCATAGGTACCTTAGTAGCTTACGTGGTCAGTTCCTTAGTAAATATAGGTTTGCCAATTATTATAGAGTTTGCCTTTCAGGAAGAGCTGCCAGAACAACTGCAATTTTCGATGATACCTGTTAGCCTTGTTCTCATTTCTGTGGGAATTTGCTTGCTTGTGACGATTTTATCTGGTTTGCGCCCAGCAAACCGTGCCACAAAAATTGATGTTTTAATGGCAATGCGAAGAGAGATATAG